One genomic region from Anguilla rostrata isolate EN2019 chromosome 2, ASM1855537v3, whole genome shotgun sequence encodes:
- the LOC135248227 gene encoding voltage-dependent T-type calcium channel subunit alpha-1H-like, whose translation MTDGEGREHFHCPENEEVRVPISGAGEDPGDEDEGGSTVNPTQGSTGSRDSSGRDPAPDLASDDEEEPPYPALAPVVFFCLKQSTRPRNWCLRLVCNPWFEHVSMLVILLNCVTLGMFQPCEDVKCQSDWCIILQAFDDFIFAFFAVEMVIKMIALGIFGQKCYLGDTWNRLDFFIVMAGMMEYSLDGHNVSLSAIRTVRVLRPLRAINRVPSMRILVTLLLDTLPMLGNVLLLCFFVFFIFGIVGVQLWAGLLRNRCFLEDNFKTMYNLSFLNPYYKHEEAEDNPFICSTNRDNGMLRCGNVPRLRVSGAECQLSAEHFSHAHYGLEGPSKNGCINWNQYYNVCKAGELNPHKGAINFDNIGYAWIAIFQVITLEGWVDIMYYVMDAHSFYNFIYFIFLIIVGSFFMINLCLVVIATQFSETKQRENQLMQEQRARYLSNDSTLASFSEPGSCYEELLKYISHLYRKVKRRVSRIYSTWQNKRRKKVNPNGNGGGGGSGGSGGSMNGHGRRWSTRRIHHLIHHHHHHHHHYHISNGSPCSGPGPSGICDSLEMKTMKPGAQLLLTSPLPSPSRGTKSVHSVYHADCRCQGPQVRHKSSSMSGGLRVLGGLNGGMNYPTIMPSVVCSRASTTRGKGKRANAHAHKLNRASAGFSIPDPYSKLHQFVGEHGLCPGSSRLSGVSLPFPMAGMVPSSLSCELMSCPYCVRALENPDLELSDSDSAGSEADGVYEFPRDLRHGAEGKASQSRRHRRLKEKNRVVQCWENFRDKLKRIVDSKYFNRGIMIAILINTLSMGIEYHEQPEELTDVLEISNIVFTSMFALEMLLKILAFGLFGYIKNPYNIFDGIIVVISVWEIIGQSDGGLSVLRTFRLLRVLKLVRFLPALRRQLVVLMKTMDNVATFCMLLMLFIFIFSILGMHLFGCKFSLRMENGDTIPDRKNFDSLLWAIVTVFQILTQEDWNVVLYNGMASTSPLAALYFVALMTFGNYVLFNLLVAILVEGFQAEGDANRSDSDDERMSANFEEDEKMREPHTSELKMQTLTLTPNGHMDPRASMPPPIIMRTAATPMPTPKTSPYMDTVHAYGDSRRGSSASIDPNAYDQRSLSSLRSSPCQPWSSRRSSWNSLGRASSLKRKSQSGERESLLSGEGRRSSEEEDSDGGRSSKTGSGASLQNRVESLDLPELLQVPMLRPPGEHHDCNGKSFRLPPDYLHKDDPDFEEDIEESYCFRIKRMLEPYKPQWCRDHEDWSLYLFSPQNEFRMTCQKIIAHKMFDHVVLVFIFLNCITIALERPDIMPHSTERVFLSVSNYIFTVIFVAEMTVKVVALGFCYGTNNYLQSSWNILDGILVFVSIVDIIVSLASAGGNRILGILRVLRLLRTLRPLRVISRAPGLKLVVETLITSLRPIGNIVLICCAFFIVFGILGVQLFKGKFYHCEGFDTRNITNKSNCLQANYRWIRRKYNFDNLGQALMSLFVLSSKDGWVNIMYDGLDAVAVDQQPIRNHNPWMLLYFISFLLIVSFFVLNMFVGVVVENFHKCRQHQEAEEARIREEKRLKRLEKRRRKAQQRPYYADYSPARLYIHTLCTNHYLDLFITCIIGINVITMSMEHYNQPKYLEEALKYCNYFFTIVFVFESLLKLIAFGFRRFFKERWNQLDLAIVLLSIMGITLEEIEINASLPINPTIIRIMRVLRIARVLKLLKMATGMRALLDTVVQALPQVGNLGLLFMLLFFIYAALGVELFGKLECNEDNPCEGLSRHATFQNFGMAFLTLFRVSTGDNWNGIMKDTLRECRSEDKHCLSYLPLISPIYFVTFVLIAQFVLVNVVVAVLMKHLEESNKEAKEDAEMDAEIELELSRRLSTTSGGMNLGLESRATYMGPHPDSPGQNEALLSAQDNLLSVRKTSVSRMHSLPNDSYMFRPVKPANSPCPLPEVDSDEGNLHLGSVTSVSSQPCEGGSLLRVPGVSYRASPGSVYENSSLPKIPPPCLSPAHSISKPLRRQEAIKNDSVDMQSCDSKDNLERQSSDSLHLKVPMLGNRILPVPRISAPSSPPASPLLPRGRSSSVHTHQQVYSQHSISSRPSSQASSSSNCASPGNSMFDSMDPADEEVRHINSSAKDWAGGQPEVRSHSLSPYATPTGQLPIPLKNCSSATNLLGPGSKEKDLKKFYSVDAEGFLAKPSWANDPRRHSIEICPSIDDDPVFELPVEEQRQPSLRGVSVSPGHLSVHRKKKMSPPCISIEPPLDAELSGPVSPLTKISESSMLLRRRTPSCEATMQRDSLDMMEPPPPPPLADPPTKLERRPMCRNEHLSIPQFSFDQSDLSSLSSMSDILSDSDQSTHSSFDTKLEGMASTELSKLDHLQIHSNEALEGSSPTLLSVSRSPLRKRGLIRMASTREEDVEDSVV comes from the exons gaTGATGGAATACTCGCTGGACGGCCACAACGTCAGCCTCTCCGCCATCCGCACTGTGCGCGTGCTCAGGCCCCTCCGCGCCATCAACAGAGTGCCCA GTATGAGGATACTGGTGACTCTGCTACTGGATACTCTGCCTATGTTAGGCAATGTCCtgctcctgtgtttttttgtcttctttatATTTGGAATCGTTGGAGTCCAGCTCTGGGCGGGTCTTCTGAGGAACAGGTGTTTCCTGGAGGACAATTTCAAAAC TATGTACAACCTGTCCTTCCTGAATCCTTACTACAAGCACGAAGAGGCGGAGGACAACCCCTTCATCTGCTCCACCAACCGGGACAACGGCATGCTGCGCTGCGGCAACGTTCCCCGGCTGAGAGTGAGCGGAGCCGAGTGCCAGCTCAGCGCGGAGCACTTCAGCCACGCCCACTACGGCTTAGAAGGGCCCAGCAAGAACGGCTGCATCAACTGGAACCAATATTATAATGTATGCAAGGCCGGGGAACTCAACCCGCACAAAGGGGCTATTAATTTCGATAATATCGGCTACGCTTGGATTGCTATTTTCCAG GTGATCACTCTGGAAGGATGGGTGGATATTATGTATTATGTCATGGATGCACATtccttttacaattttatatattttatatttctcattata GTGGGCTCCTTCTTCATGATCAATCTGTGCCTGGTTGTGATTGCGACGCAGTTCTCTGAGACCAAGCAGCGGGAGAACCAGCTGATGCAGGAGCAGCGAGCGCGCTACCTCTCCAATGACAGCACACTGGCCAGCTTCTCGGAGCCGGGCAGCTGCTACGAGGAGCTGCTGAAGTACATCAGCCACCTGTACCGCAAGGTGAAGCGCCGGGTGTCACGCATCTACAGCACCTGGCAGAACAAGCGCAGGAAGAAGGTCAACCCCAATGGcaatggcggcggcggcgggagtGGGGGCAGCGGCGGCAGCATGAATGGACACGGCCGACGGTGGAGCACCAGGCGGATCCACCACCtcatccaccaccaccaccatcaccaccaccactaccacatCAGCAATGGCAGTCCCTGCTCTGGGCCAGGGCCTTCGGGGATCTGCGACTCGCTGGAGATGAAGACCATGAAGCCTGGGGCCCAGCTCTTGCTGACTTCCCCCCTGCCGAGCCCATCGCGTGGGACTAAGTCAGTTCACAGTGTCTATCATGCCGACTGCCGCTGTCAGGGCCCCCAGGTCCGCCACAAGTCTTCCAGCATGTCGGGGGGCCTGCGGGTGCTGGGCGGGCTCAATGGCGGTATGAACTACCCCACCATCATGCCCTCTGTTGTTTGTAGCCGTGCTAGCACCACCAGGGGAAAGGGCAAGCGGGCAAACGCCCACGCCCACAAACTGAATCGAGCCTCAGCGGGCTTCAGTATCCCAGACCCCTACAGCAAACTGCACCAATTTGTGGGGGAGCACG gaCTGTGTCCAGGTTCCAGCCGTCTCTCTGGCGTAAGCCTGCCCTTCCCAATGGCAGGAATGGTGCCCAGCAGCCTGTCCTGTGAGCTGATGAGCTGCCCCTACTGCGTCAGGGCGCTGGAGAACCCCGACCTGGAGCTGAGCGACTCGGACAGTGCCGGCTCAGAGGCCGACGGCGTGTACGAGTTCCCCCGGGACCTGCGGCATGGCGCTGAGGGCAAGGCCAGCCAATCAAGGCGCCACAGGAGACTCAAAGAGAAGAATCGCGTGGTCCAGTGCTGGGAGAACTTCAGAGACAAACTGAAACGGATAGTGGACAGCAAATACTTCAACCGTGGAATTATGATTGCCATTCTGATCAACACCTTGAGCATGGGCATTGAGTACCACGAGCAG CCGGAGGAGCTGACTGATGTCCTGGAGATCAGCAACATCGTCTTCACCAGCATGTTTGCATTGGAGATGCTGCTCAAGATTCTCGCCTTCGGCCTCTTCGGCTACATCAAGAACCCCTATAACATTTTTGATGGAATCATTGTTGTCATCAg CGTGTGGGAGATCATAGGCCAGTCGGACGggggcctgtctgtgctgcggACGTTCCGCCTCCTGCGGGTGCTGAAGCTGGTGCGCTTCCTGCCGGCCCTCCGGAGGCAGCTGGTGGTCCTGATGAAGACCATGGACAACGTGGCCACCTTCTGCATGCTGCTCAtgctcttcatcttcatcttcag TATTTTGGGAATGCACCTGTTTGGATGTAAGTTCAGCCTGAGGATGGAGAATGGAGACACCATCCCAGACAGGAAGAACTTTGACTCACTGCTGTGGGCGATTGTCACAGTCTTCCAG ATCCTAACACAGGAGGACTGGAATGTGGTTTTGTACAACGGCATGGCTTCCACCTCCCCTTTGGCTGCACTCTACTTTGTGGCCTTGATGACTTTTGGAAATTACGTACTCTTCAACTTGTTGGTGGCTATTCTGGTAGAGGGCTTTCAAGCAGAG GGGGATGCAAATAGGTCGGACTCAGATGACGAGAGAATGTCTGCAAATTTTGAAGAAGATGAGAAAATGAGGGAGCCTCACACCTCAG AGCTGAAGATGCAGACCCTGACGCTCACCCCCAATGGGCACATGGACCCGCGGGCCAGCATGCCCCCGCCCATCATCATGCGCACGGCCGCCACGCCCATGCCCACGCCCAAAACCTCCCCGTACATGGACACAGTGCACGCCTACGGCGACTCTCGCCGAGGCAGCAGCGCCTCCATCGACCCGAACGCCTACGACCAGAGGTCCCTG TCCAGCCTGCGGAGCTCCCCCTGTCAGCCCTGGAGCAGCCGCCGCTCCAGCTGGAACAGCCTCGGCCGGGCCTCCAGCCTGAAGAGGAAGAGCCAGTCCGGGGAGCGGGAGTCCCTTCTGTCGGGCGAGGGCCGGCGCAGCTCCGAGGAGGAGGACTCCGACGGCGGGAGGTCCAGCAAGACGGGCAGTGGGGCCTCCCTGCAGAACCGAGTCGAATCCTTGGACCTCCCGGAGCTGCTGCAGGTGCCCATGCTACGCCCCCCGGGGGAGCACCATGACTGCAATGGCAAGAGCTTCCGTCTGCCCCCCGACTACCTGCACAAAGATGACCCCGACTTTGAAGAGGACATAGAAGAG AGCTACTGTTTCCGAATCAAGAGGATGTTGGAGCCCTATAAGCCTCAGTGGTGCAGGGATCATGAGGACTGGTCCCTGTATCTGTTCTCCCCTCAGAATGA GTTTCGCATGACGTGTCAGAAAATAATTGCACACAAGATGTTTGACCATGTGGTCTTGGTTTTTATCTTCCTAAACTGCATCACCATAGCGCTGGAGAGACCAGATATCATGCCTCACAGCACA gagcgtgtgtttctgagtgtctCCAACTACATTTTCACTGTGATCTTTGTTGCTGAAATGACTGTGAAG GTGGTTGCTCTGGGCTTCTGTTATGGGACCAACAACTACCTACAGAGCAGCTGGAATATCCTAGATGGGATTCTGGTGTTTGTCTCCATCGTGGACATCATCGTCTCCTTGGCGTCTGCTGGAGGGAACAGGATACTGGGCATCCTGAGAGTGCTGCGTCTGCTAAGGACTCTGCGACCCCTGAG gGTAATCAGCCGTGCACCGGGCCTGAAGCTGGTGGTGGAGACGCTGATCACGTCCCTCCGGCCCATCGGCAACATTGTGCTGATCTGCTGCGCGTTTTTCATCGTCTTCGGCATTCTGGGTGTGCAG CTTTTCAAAGGAAAGTTCTACCACTGTGAGGGATTCGACACAAGGAACATCACCAACAAGTCCAACTGCCTGCAAGCCAACTATCGTTGGATAAGGAGAAAATACAACTTTGACAATCTTGGACAG GCCCTCATGTCGCTGTTTGTTCTGTCTTCCAAGGACGGCTGGGTTAATATAATGTACGACGGTCTGGACGCTGTGGCTGTGGACCAGCAA ccaatTCGGAACCACAACCCCTGGATGCTGCTCTACTTCATCTCCTTCCTGCTGATCGTCAGCTTCTTTGTGCTCAACATGTTTGTGGGCGTGGTGGTGGAGAACTTCCACAAGTGCCGGCAGCAccaggaggcggaggaggcgcGGATCAGGGAGGAGAAGCGTCTGAAGCGGCTGGAGAAAAGGCGCAGGA AAGCCCAGCAGCGACCCTACTACGCAGACTACTCCCCTGCCCGCCTCTACATCCACACACTGTGCACCAACCACTACTTGGACCTCTTCATCACCTGCATCATTGGGATCAACGTGATCACTATGTCCATGGAGCATTACAATCAGCCCAAG TACCTTGAAGAGGCTCTAAAATACTGCAACTACTTCTTCACAATTGTCTTCGTCTTTGAGTCTCTGCTCAAGCTCATCGCTTTTGGCTTTCGAAGATTCTTCAAAGAGAG ATGGAACCAGCTGGATCTGGCCATTGTTCTGCTCTCCATCATGGGGATCACACTGGAGGAAATCGAGATCAATGCCTCTCTCCCCATAAACCCCACTATCATCCGCATCATGAGGGTGCTGAGGATAGCCAGAG TGCTAAAGCTTTTGAAGATGGCAACGGGCATGAGAGCTCTGCTGGACACAGTGGTACAAGCCTTGCCACAG GTGGGAAATCTTGGCCTGCTCTTCATGCTTCTTTTCTTCATCTATGCCGCCCTTGGGGTAGAGCTTTTTGGGAAACTTG AATGTAATGAAGACAACCCCTGTGAAGGGCTGAGCAGACATGCCACATTTCAGAACTTTGGGATGGCCTTTCTGACTCTGTTCAGGGTGTCCACAGGAGACAACTGGAATGGCATCATGAAG GACACCCTGCGGGAGTGCAGGAGCGAGGACAAGCACTGCCTGAGCTACCTGCCCCTGATCTCACCCATCTACTTCGTCACCTTCGTGCTGATCGCCCAGTTTGTGCTGGTCAACGTGGTGGTGGCCGTGCTGATGAAGCACCTGGAGGAGAGCAACAAGGAGGCCAAGGAGGACGCCGAGATGGACGCCGAGATCGAGCTGGAGTTAAGCCGGCGCCTCAGCACCACCTCTGGGGGGATGAACCTGGGCCTTGAGAGCAGGGCCACTTACATGGGGCCACACCCAGACTCACCTGGACAG AACGAAGCATTGCTGAGTGCTCAAGACAATTTGCTGTCCGTGCGGAAAACATCTGTGTCCAGAATGCACTCCCTGCCCAATGACAGCTACATGTTCCGCCCGGTGAAGCCAGCTaattccccctgccccctgccagAGGTGGACTCTGATGAAGGAAACCTGCATTTAG GATCTGTTACTTCAGTGAGTTCCCAGCCCTGTGAGGGAGGCTCATTGCTGCGAGTTCCAGGGGTGTCTTATCGTGCCAGCCCCGGTTCTGTGTATGAGAACAGCAGTTTGCCCAAGATCCCCCCACCTTGTCTTAGCCCTGCCCACAGCATCAGCAAGCCGCTTCGCAGACAG GAGGCTATCAAGAATGACTCCGTTGATATGCAGAGTTGTGACTCCAAAGACAACCTCGAAAGGCAGTCCAGTGACAGCTTGCATTTAAAAGTGCCCATGCTGGGTAACCGCATCCTGCCTGTGCCCAGAATCTcagcccccagcagccccccggCGTCCCCACTGCTGCCCCGTGGCCGCTCCtccagtgtgcacacacaccagcaggtgTACAGCCAGCACAGCATCTCCAGCCGGCCCTCTAGccaggccagcagcagcagcaattgCGCCAGCCCGGGCAACTCCATGTTCGACTCCATGGACCCGGCAGACGAGGAGGTTCGCCACATTAACAGTTCTGCCAAAGACTGGGCCGGAGGCCAGCCTGAGGTCCGCAGCCACTCCCTTTCTCCCTACGCCACCCCCACTGGCCAGCTCCCCATCCCGCTGAAGAACTGTAGCAGTGCCACCAATCTTCTGGGCCCTGGCAGCAAGGAGAAGGACCTGAAGAAGTTCTACAGCGTGGACGCCGAGGGCTTCTTGGCTAAGCCCTCCTGGGCCAATGACCCCCGTCGGCACTCCATTGAGATCTGCCCTTCCATTGACGATGACCCAGTCTTTGAGCTACCAGTGGAGGAGCAGAGGCAACCCTCCCTACGTGGAGTATCTGTGTCCCCTGGACACCTGTCTGTGCacaggaagaagaagatgagCCCTCCCTGCATCTCCATAGAGCCACCCCTGGATGCTGAGCTCTCGGGTCCAGTGTCGCCCCTCACCAAAATCTCTGAGAGCAGCATGCTACTGCGTAGAAGGACACCCTCCTGCGAGGCCACCATGCAGCGTGACTCCCTGGACATGATGgagcccccaccaccaccacccctcgcTGACCCACCAACAAAACTGGAGAGACGCCCCATGTGCCGCAATGAACACCTGTCCATTCCTCAGTTCTCATTTGACCAATCGGACTTGAGCTCTTTGAGCAGTATGTCAGATATCCTGTCAGACAGTGACCAATCTACTCACTCCTCCTTTGACACCAAACTGGAGGGCATGGCTAGCACAGAGCTAAGTAAACTAGATCATCTACagattcattcaaatgaagctCTGGAGGGCAGCAGTCCCACCTTGCTCAGCGTCTCCAGGAGCCCCTTGAGGAAGAGAGGGCTGATACGCATGGCAAGCACAAGGGAGGAGGACGTTGAGGATTCAGTTGTATAG